The proteins below come from a single Vitis vinifera cultivar Pinot Noir 40024 chromosome 9, ASM3070453v1 genomic window:
- the LOC100244585 gene encoding putative disease resistance protein RGA3: MADALVSIVLERLASVLEQQIRQQVTLVVGVESEVDNLKSTLQSIRAVLGDAEKRQFTEELVKVWLERLKDISYQMDDVVDGWNTALLKLQIGAENPCIPKPKISSCLPSPCVCFKQVLLCCDIGIKIKDIRKQLDAIANEQNQFNFVSSSTIQQPHRRITSSVIDVSQFCGRDADINIIIGKLLGGSCQESSSLYIISIVGMGGIGKTTLAQLAYNHEKVTTYFHERMWVCVSDPFDPMRISRDILEALQKDSCGFHNLEAVQQKIRTLIADKKFLLVLDDVWTENYELWEQVESSLKGGAPGSRILVTTRNENVSTMMGTTYKHPLGELSKEQCWSLFSNIAFYGRSREKVEELENIGRKIADKCRGLPLAAKVLGSLMRLKDNKEDWESILNNEIWQLDVIEKHLSTPLLLSYYDLSPAVKRCFSYCAVFPKDQIINKNRLIKLWMANSYLNSRGSIEMEKTGGDYFEDLVSRSLFQDFRRDDEGNIISCKMHDIVHDLAQYLTKNECFILEIDDEKEVRMASSFQKARHATLISARRVGFPITIHNLKYLHTLFAARVVNSNTAQPPT, from the coding sequence ATGGCGGATGCTCTTGTTTCTATCGTGCTGGAGCGATTGGCTTCAGTCTTGGAACAACAGATTCGTCAACAAGTTACGCTGGTGGTGGGTGTCGAAAGCGAGGTGGACAACCTAAAAAGCACACTCCAGAGCATCAGAGCTGTTCTTGGAGATGCAGAGAAGAGACAGTTCACAGAAGAACTGGTAAAAGTTTGGTTAGAAAGGCTCAAGGACATCTCCTACCAGATGGATGACGTGGTGGATGGGTGGAACACTGCTCTTCTCAAATTACAGATTGGGGCTGAAAACCCTTGCATCCCTAAGCCCAAGATAAGTTCCTGCCTTCCCTCCCCTTGTGTTTGCTTCAAACAAGTTCTTTTGTGCTGTGATATTGGTATTAAGATTAAGGACATAAGAAAACAACTAGATGCCATTGCAAATGAGCAAAATCAGTTCAATTTTGTGTCAAGTAGTACCATCCAGCAACCACATAGACGTATAACCAGTTCTGTAATTGATGTTAGCCAGTTCTGCGGTCGGGATGCAGATATAAACATTATAATAGGCAAGCTGTTGGGTGGGAGTTGCCAAGAAAGCTCCTCCCTCTACATCATCTCCATAGTTGGGATGGGAGGGATCGGCAAAACAACTCTTGCTCAATTAGCATACAACCACGAAAAGGTGACGACCTATTTCCATGAAAGGATGTGGGTCTGCGTGTCTGATCCTTTTGACCCAATGAGGATTTCTAGAGATATTCTTGAAGCCCTCCAGAAAGACTCTTGTGGTTTCCATAATCTGGAAGCTGTACAACAAAAAATCCGCACACTTATTGCCGATAAGAAGTTCCTACTTGTGCTAGATGATGTTTGGACTGAAAACTATGAATTGTGGGAACAAGTAGAGAGTTCTCTCAAGGGTGGGGCACCGGGAAGTAGAATTTTGGTGACCACACGAAACGAAAACGTTTCTACAATGATGGGAACCACGTACAAGCACCCCTTGGGAGAATTGTCCAAGGAGCAATGTTGGTCATTGTTCAGTAACATAGCCTTTTACGGAAGGAGTAGAGAAAAAGTTGAAGAACTAGAAAACATTGGCAGGAAAATAGCAGACAAGTGTAGGGGCTTGCCTCTTGCTGCAAAAGTTTTAGGGAGTCTCATGCGCttaaaagataataaagaaGATTGGGAGAGTATTTTGAATAATGAAATATGGCAACTTGATGTGATTGAGAAACATCTTTCCACTCCTTTATTGTTGAGTTATTATGATTTATCCCCTGCTGTTAAACGCTGCTTCTCATATTGTGCTGTCTTCCCAAAAGATCaaatcattaataaaaatagattgATCAAGTTGTGGATGGCAAATAGCTATCTCAATTCTAGAGGAAGCATAGAGATGGAGAAAACAGGTGGAGACTACTTTGAAGACTTGGTGTCACGGTCACTTTTCCAAGATTTTCGTAGAGATGATGAGGGCAACATAATATCGTGCAAGATGCATGATATAGTGCATGATCTTGCCCAATATTTGACCAAGAATGAATGCTTCATTCTGGAGATTGATGATGAAAAGGAAGTGAGGATGGCTTCCTCCTTCCAAAAGGCTCGTCATGCAACCTTAATTAGCGCACGAAGGGTTGGATTTCCTATCACTATCCATAATTTGAAATACCTGCACACATTGTTTGCTGCACGTGTGGTCAATTCGAACACTGCTCAACCCCCCACCTAA
- the LOC109123142 gene encoding putative disease resistance RPP13-like protein 1 has translation MRKLINLRHLELNGSGVSDLPKGIGRLTSLRTLTRFPIGDHFRRDVCKIGELKNLNSLRGGLVISGIANVKDAEEAGEAELKNKKHLHHLELEDFGRLASAASKGVAEALRPHQNLKSLKISYYIGATEFPSWIAASSLAQLKKLEIVYCPQVTSLPPLGELPLLESLRIENMERLKYVGGEFLGSSTTAFPKLKHLCFNDMKKWEKWEVKEEGRSVMPCLHSFTTNKCPKLESLPGRLLQITTLQELNILGSPTLQVRYHAGTGQDWSKISHIQRGN, from the coding sequence ATGCGAAAACTAATTAACCTGAGACATCTTGAATTGAACGGCAGTGGAGTATCGGACTTGCCAAAAGGAATCGGGAGATTGACCTCACTTCGGACATTAACTAGGTTTCCTATTGGTGATCATTTTAGACGTGATGTATGCAAAATAGGAGAACTGAAAAACTTAAACAGCCTCAGGGGAGGTCTTGTGATAAGTGGGATAGCTAATGTGAAAGATGCCGAGGAGGCTGGCGAAGCAGAATTGAAGAATAAGAAACACCTCCATCATTTGGAACTAGAGGATTTTGGGCGGCTTGCCTCAGCTGCTTCAAAAGGTGTGGCCGAAGCTCTACGGCCTCATCAAAACTTGAAgtctttaaaaataagttattacaTTGGTGCCACCGAGTTCCCCAGTTGGATAGCGGCCTCATCGTTGGCCCAATTGAAAAAGCTTGAAATTGTGTATTGCCCACAGGTTACAAGTTTGCCTCCATTGGGGGAACTACCTCTCCTTGAAAGCCTGAGAATAGAGAATATGGAGAGACTGAAATACGTGGGTGGTGAGTTTTTGGGATCTTCAACAACTGCATTCCCAAAGCTGAAGCACCTCTGTTTTAATGATATGAAAAAGTGGGAGAAGTGGGAAGTAAAAGAAGAAGGGAGGTCAGTAATGCCATGTCTCCACTCCTTCACCACAAATAAATGCCCCAAGCTGGAAAGCCTGCCCGGGCGCCTTCTCCAGATAACTACACTACAGGAACTGAATATCCTCGGCTCTCCTACTCTGCAAGTTCGTTACCATGCGGGGACAGGGCAGGATTGGTCCAAAATATCTCACATCCAGAGAGGTAATTGA